Within Quercus lobata isolate SW786 chromosome 5, ValleyOak3.0 Primary Assembly, whole genome shotgun sequence, the genomic segment CTTGGATCATGAAGGAGAATTAGGGAAGCTGTATACGCTGTTTAGTGCTCCGGATTACCCTCAGGTTGAAGATTTATCTCTAAGACTTGacccttaatttttttggtatgttTAATTTTGTAAGTGACATTTCTTAGTCCTATGTGATAATCTTTGCAACTAGCTACAGCTCTGTATTTCGTTTTTCTACATCTGAAGGGCagtctgtgtgtgtgtggacttatatttaaataatggAATGCTTCTATTCTGTTTATATGACAACTATCAACTTTAtacttggaaaaaaataatgacaactaTAAACTTTATATGTGAATATCGTTGATGGGACATGACTTTGGAATTGACCAATATGAGCATTTCACCTTATTTCTCATATGAGAAAGTAAGCATAATTCTTCTGTACAAATAGCAACATATAACCATGACTAGAATTTCTGACTTTGATTGCATTATgtgtcataaaaaaataatttttcttcttaaataaaaCATGTCTTTTAATTATAGGATTGAAATTTGTGTGCTTTGGCTAACAGGTTGCAGGGTTCAGATTTATTCAATGTCCTAATTCTGTCTTTTGGTTGCTTTAACATGAAGTATCTTCATTTCTTTATTAAGTTGGTATGCATCCAACACCTGGAGAGTGGATTATAGGTGTTTATTCTATACATTATGAATGTGTAGACATGTTGCAACATGGCAAATATCGTCGACAAGCAGGCCTTTGTACCCCTTACTAAACTAAGATTTGACTTACACTAGGGTTCAGATTTATTCAATGTCCTAATTCTGTCTTTTGGTTGCTTTAACATGAAGTATCTTCATTTCTTTATTAAGTTGGTATGCATCCAACACCTGGAGAGTGGATTATAGATGTTTATTCTATACATTATGAATGTGTAGACATGTTGCAACACGGCAAATGTCGTCGACAAGCAGGCCTTTGTATCCCTTACTAAACTAAGATTTGACTTACACTAGAGATTGTTTTGCAAAGCTTAGTAATGTGCCACCAATTAGTATGGTTGTGTGCGTCAAGATAGAGAGGCCGTGACTAAGATTAATagaaaatgaggaatccaaTACACTTGTGGTCTGCTCTTTTGGTGTCTTTGCATCCCAAATGAGGGTTTCTATAAATGACTTCCATATAATGGAATGTGCAATTTGTTGCTAGCTTGCTAGTTGGTGTATTTTCTGGATAGAAGTTTTTCtacttctcttccttttatgaGCAGAAATTTGTGAgtattttatttggattttacatttgaaaagaaaattaaatctatTGGACTTTCTACAGTATGCATTATTAGTAAAACATGGTAGCTCTTGATGTTCAAAGAAAGGAAGTTAATGTCAACTGCTACGGAAGTATACTTTTTTGGGTACAGAAGTTGTATTCTATCTCAGATAACAGTTTGTGAATTATGCAGTTCGGTAGAAAGATATTTGCCAATGAAGGAGCATATGCTGTACTTCAGTCTCCTAATTTTGAAAGTCCTTCCTTCCACTCATTCAAAGCTGTAGAAAAACCAAAGGTATGGATTCCAACCATTGATTTTGGCCCCTTGCCGATGGATAAGTTTGCACTTGTATGCTTAGAACACCTGCATCTAGCTGCAGGTTGGGGAAATGACATTAAAGCTTTTTGAAGGGTTTCAGTTTCATGTAACTCATGCCTGCATGAATGTATCCAATTAACTTGATGCAACTTGCTTCACAGGCAGATCCttttgttgatgttgatgactaTGATAAGATAGCATCATCTAAACGTGAAGATCAGATAGCAACATCGGATGAAGAAGATGAGATAGATATAGGTGAACGAGACCTCACATCAATAGTAAGTTGTTAACATTTTCTGGAGGAAAAGtaacccttaattttttttaaattatggttTCAAGTGAAATATATGATGCTCTGACTAATGTATTGGGTCTTAGATTCTGTGTTGTTCACAATGGTTGTTTTAAATTAACTTTTCCTCTGCCCTTGTTTAGTAAAGAGAAATGCAGCTTGAACAAATAAGGTATAATGTTATTCTTTATGGTGCAATTTGGGTCTGATTCCCGAAGACTCAACTCCACCTTATTTATacatttgggaaaaaaattcttaagtagGTTTGTCAACAAGGCATGAAGTTGGATTTCTTTTTCTAATCGATCTTACAAATAGGTACTTCCTTTTTTCTGGCTACTTCATCTCTTTAATGAAGTAGTCTTTTCTTAATGCaatttttcttacttatcaaaacaaaagaaaagaaaaacaatcaatCTTACAAATAGGTGATTCCTCTGTCCAATTttgaaatgatatatatatatatatatatatatatatatatattttcttggggaaaaaaatcaatctCAGGTTAGgtaactttttctttaaaatggtTTCAAAGTAGGATTTGTTTTGCTTTATATCTTGCTTATATGGAAGATGGAATCAATGTGACATTATCTTTAAGTCGGAAAAGATTAACCATCTTTTCTAGAAAGTTGGAAGTTTAATATGTCTaagaaattccaaaagaaaatttgaaagctGTGAAATGCATGTAATTTAAGGCAGATCAATTCTTGTAGCATTACATTATAGTATTATATGTTTGCACTTAGAGTATGCAGTATTATGTTTTGTTACATTTTCCCTGCTCACGTGTTCAATTGGGATTTCAGTTGCTATATGAAGGGCTTATGTCacttattcaatatatatatatatatatatatatgaaggaTTTATGTTAAATGCCCATGGCCCTCACACCTGATCTTAATGCTCCTAGCAGCTATTCTCCATTCTCCATAATATTATTCTCAGAAATGGACTTTCTTTGTTAATTAGCATTCACAGTCCTCAACGGCCGCCATCTCTTCGTTGCAAAAATCTTCTCCGGTTGTGATGGCTTCTGGGGTTAACTTTGAGGCACTGGGCATTTCTAATCCTCCTTCTTGGAGTGTTCTTTTGCCGAATGATTTGGGTGGCACCCAACTTGTTCAAGTTCCACAGGCTCCTGAGGTGGAAGGACTACCACTACCCCCCAACTTAGAGGTAATAACATCTTTTTGGATTACCCATTATTATCATCTTTGTCAGAGGTCTAAACCTAAACTGTGCAGGAGCCTCACAAATCTGCTTATGAGTACTTGTTCAAGCTTGTTGCTGGCCTAAAGCATATGCTTCAAACAAGGGTGAGCCATTTTCACATTTATCTTCTCTATTCCTCTTACGTGAGAAACTAACGTGATATTCTTTGAGTAGGAAATTGAGAGTAAGGGCCAAAAGAGGAAGCGAGATGATTAGGTCAGCTTGGAGCCAAGGCAGCTCTGCCACAATGGCTTGATATGTCAAGCATCACTAGAAAAAAGATTTTCTGGAGATGTATCCAAATGGAAATGTATATAATACCAAGTAATGTGATTCATTGATTCTATGTTTATGTAGATAAACACTCGAGCATTTTGTATCAAATTTACAAATGAGTTGATTTAGCATTTGGGATCTTTATTCAGTACACTTTCTTAGGAATCTAACCTTTGTCTAAATCTGTGAGAgatgaaaaatagagagaaaaatgcgcaaagaaaaacaatcaaacacaagAGTTAAGTGATTTGGCGATGTGCCTATGTTCACAAAATTGCAACGATTTCACTATATCAATAAGATGAATACCGAGGTGGCCATACAATacagttcataaaaaaaagtacGAAGTCGGCAAGCCTTTGTTCTATGGACTAAATCTAAGAAAATCACTCATTTAAAATTGTAATGCTTCTATATGCGTTTTTACTTTGTGTAGATGGTCTCTGCAACAcctattttattcatttatttatttagtccATGGTCAGAAATCAGACTTAATGGAAAGATAGCAGATTGACACTCCATAACTGAATGAGCTACATGGTTCACAGGTGGTAAGGTGACCAGCTGAGCTTGGGCTTACTCACTAATCACATAGAAGATTTATCTCAAAAATTACTCAACACTATATTAGGAGTAAATGATAGTCATAATGACAACATTTGTCATAATGACAACATCTGTTATCTGGGAAATTCTTGAGGATATTGATGGAAGCTAAAAGGTCTTACTAAAGCTAAAATTTGCACTCATTTCAAAATACTCGAGTAGACCaagtcaaaaattaaaaaattaaaaaaatactcgAGTAgacaaggaagaaaaaataaaaagaaagagaaaagtgattAAATGGATTATGATTAATCTGCACTCTGCAGTATCTTTCATCCCCAATCCCTTGGATCAACTGGCTTGCTTTGCTTCAATAAAAccgaaaaatcaaatttaaattaaaagtgTCATGGACCATCTAAAAGCTTCATTTTCCATGGCAATTAAAATAACTATCCAGCCCACAGCTCATTTGATACTACAACCGTTCCAGCACTGCTTGTTATAGACCAAGAACTTCATAaattcaagagagagagagagagtcaagcCAACACCAAATCCATCCCagcattgaaaattttaattcagTGAAGAACTACTTGACAtcttaaatgaagaattttttaCACATTTCATAATCATACAAGGCGACTATAGGCTATGCACTACATATCCCCTAAAACTAAGTAATAATAACCTACTTCCTAGAAGTGCTTTACTAATGACCAACGAAAAGAAAATCACATCTTAACCACTTTgccaaatagattttttttagggtatttttATCTCAATAAACAGAGCTGTCCGCATGATTAATGCATCTACAACTCTTAACATTGGCCATCCTCGCAAATCGAATCATCCTTCCGCTTACGCTTCTTAGTACTCttcattccaattttttttggtgaatcTCCAACTTCATCCATCAAATATTTGTGCACAATATCCTTGACCTCATCAAGTAACTTCCTATCCTGGAAATCCATCCCATCTTCTGAAAACTTACCTAGCATGTCTGCGATTTCATTCAAAGCTTCAACctgtaaaattaataaaaaccaaatatcaagaaaaaagaaaagaagaacaacaagttaaataatatctaattgttGAGATTAGTAAACATCAAATAGCTAGTTATGCATAGCCTTACTTTTCCCTTAAATTCAGACTCAACAGATGTAAGCCTCCCTACGAATTTACGAGTAATTTTCTCATACCACTGCATGTACTCCTTTTCGTCCACATCATCATCACCTTCCACGACATAAAATCTACGCATTGCCCACTCATCAAGCTCATATTGCATTTTACCCAAGATGTCAACACCATGATCATATGCACGGCTCTTTCTCTCCCATCGATGAACATCATTTGGAATCCCTTGAAGCATGCCAAATTGCCTAACGCAACGATCTGGGAGGTGTCTTTCTGCCTTTTCAAAGCAAATGAGCATAGTCCTTGATGCCCGCAAGGTCaaagtatttttaatatcttcTGGTATTACTGTATGGTCGATATCTTTGTAAGGAAGCCACTCCACCTGCACGTCAAAAGCACACCAATTGGATCATATCTTCTAGACAATACATATAAGAATTGACAGTGACTAACATGCATATAAACTCACATCAGAAGGTTTAAGAGAATCCAAGGCTTTCCGATAAGAGACTAAATTACATTTCATTCTGGAACCACTTTGTTTTCCTTTCCACCAGAGCACCAATGGGAAGCAACCTTGGTTTGGCTCCTGATTGAACCTTGGTCGGCCAACATTCAGGCGATAATAACTCCAACACTAAAGACACATAACAAAGAATTGAAGTCAGCATTATGACTGAAAGTCATCAACATAGCCAAATTCCAATTGCTTCACCAATCAATATTTTAAATCACAACCCTGCCCCCCCGACGGTTATTTATctgaaacaaaaagagaagcaaAGAAAACAGTTATTTATCTGAAACCTGGAGTAAAGTCAAAGAGCCGCTAATGGTGCTTTGAGACTTTAGTGAAGCATTGCCAAGTGCTCTATATAAGAATGCCAATGCTGCTGCACCCCATGCAAACTTTCCCGCTTTGTCAAAATCCTCAAACAATGAAAGGTACATGACAGGGACTTTGTTACCAGTTGTTGTAGAAAATATTGTACTGCCTACCAGGTATAGAAGGTAGGCACGTGTTCGGCACTCAATCTCTTCCACTGGTGCATCTTTGGGACATTGAGAAAAGAACTCTTTCAACCAGGTAAGCTTCACCATTCCACCAGTTAGGTCCTCTGGTACTCTTCCTAGTAATTTTTCACACAACAAGCTGGGTGTGCTGCTTGTTACACCTATAACAGGCTCTCCATCAATTGCTAGTCCAAGCAAGAGTGCTACATCTTcaagagttattgtcatttctCCAACAGGCAAGTGAAAGGTATTTGTTTCTCTCCTCCACCTCTCAACTAGCGCTGCTATGAGGGCACTGTCAAAATTAATTGCGGGAATCATTCGTAAGTAATGAAATCCAGCCTTCCCAACCAACTCGATTTGTTCAGCTGTGAGCTTCCATTGGTCAAGCAGTGAAGTGTGTTCATGACATCTAAGCACTCCTCGTTCCTTTTAAATGTTGCAATTAAATTATAAGCAATTGCAGtcctttaaaattttgggaaaaaacaaattaaaacaaaaggagtgATATGATAGATATTGTCAAACCTGCCCATCCCAAACAGCTGAAGAGACATGGCTATCTTGATCATAAAGTACAACATTATCAATTGGACCGGGATCTCCAGTGGTCTCCATTTGAGCTTTGTAACAAACTACAAGCCAAAAAAGGGAATGCTAAAGTTAGCTCCATATAGTAGTAGCTCAAGAGCAGTAATTcgagctaaaaaaaaaacttgcagtAGCATTAAACTAGTTTCAACTTGATTTTCAGACACAACAATTATTTTGGCCAGTTCAGACCTTGAATTGACAAGACTCACATTTGCATGACCCTTAATACATAGTTGAACAGATAGAGATTACAAAAAGGACAAACAAATGGTTAAGGCCATTAAAATCAATGCTCTCTTCATTGTACACTACCCTTACTTCAAAAGACACAGAGTTTGAATTGGAGCGTAAAGCTGAGGCTCCTTCCAATATATACAATAGTAAAAAGGATTAGCAAGTAAAGAAAAGCCTAACTTCCATTTTATTTACCTGAACTTTCCCTTATCAAAGCAAAAAGTAAGAATATttacaactaaaaaaatgaatgaacaatACTACTTTCTTCACTGTACACAAAGCCGTAGTTCCATATGCAAAGatcaataattaaacaaaaagccTAACTTCCATTTAATTTGTAGCAAACACCcaatttctctaaattttagctCTCCCTTTTGAATTCTGTCTTCTGTgtccaaaaatataaagattaaTTTCACagataacaagaaaaatagtaaagaattcAAGACTGGGATTTTATTGAGCAAATCCTGAAAGCactttcctttcctttatttcttaCTTCTTACAAACAAAAATGCTTCTCTACATCATCAATTACTATATTCTTCCTTAAACAGCTTGATTAAACCATGTTTTTCATCGAAAACTTTTCTGGGTATTTTCCCATAGAGGCAAACAGAGCTTTAGCAAGCAATTGCAGCACCCAAACCcgcaaattaattaaaacccaGATGATAAGATTAAAAACCCAGatcaaatataatatttaatttaaaaatactagGCCAATTAGTGGTAAAGGTTCAAGCTTTCAAATTCAGTAACGAGAAAAGcaaatacacaaaaataaaaccttgaCGACATAtaggagaaagaaaaggaagcagAAGAACGACATGATTAAAGAGTAATTCACATTCACTGAcctgaaaaataaattttttttttaaaatggtatgTTTGGCGAAACGACGATGTGCAAAGTGGGAAAGTTGTCGACGACGGCCACGGAAGTGTCGTACTTTGTTTTGAATTGGGGAACtctggatttaaaaaaaaaaaaaaaaaatctttaaattaCGAAAGTGTTAACTGATAAGATGATTTGAAAaaggccaaaaaagaaaaagaaaaagaaaaaaaagaagaagaaaggctCGGATAAGAATAATACTAGATGGGTTTGGACCTTTCTCAGCTCGGCCCAATTCAAAGTCCAAAGTACAGTACTCAGAGCTTTAACTTTTAAACTCACtttgatataattttatattctaattattattttgtactCTCATGTGCCAATTGGTATAGggtaatattttaaatattctaattattattttgtactCTTATGTGGCAATTGGTACAgggtaatattttaaaattctcaaaaatgttttaaaattcttatatttGGTTGCAAATTATACAAGAAAATTAGATGCCAGGGGAATCTGAATTCTCCCTTTAAACCCTTCTCAGTAAGAATGTGGATTTCCTTTAAAACAGGTGGGTATCCAGATTCtcaaacttaaaagaaattgtattttttataaattgataattttaactcttttccttatcatttaagcaattaagataaaatataaaacaaattattaatattttttcccaccaaaataacataaataggaTAGAGAAATTTGTTGATATATTCTTTATCAAAGTTCTATTTAGATTTCAcatgtgggggaaaaaaaaattagaagggGACCCTTCATTATTGCTAGGTATTCACTtttgttgttgtgtgtgtgttgctcaacaaattattaatagtttatattttgtttttttattatttatttacaagaagatttttttttaaaggacttgGTAGTTCACATTCAAATCTAAAGatagaatgagaaaaataaataattcatttaagattcttgggaataaactaaatattatcATTTCACATTCTTAAGAATTTTAAGAGATTTCCAATGAAATCAAACATAAGAGTAGTTACATTCCTAGGCATCCAGATTGTAAGGAATCACATTCTTAGGAATCTGGATGCTATGAGTAATGTGGATTCCCTCATACCAAACGCCAATcaaagttttaatttattttgcttcttttgATCATTTGATCGAGGATGTGAAGGTTATAGAAGAATTCTTTATTGGTTTTACTATTTCTCATGTTAAGAGACAAGGAAATTCTGTTGCTCACAATCCTGCTAAACATGTTATTGATTTAAAGGTGTGAATGAAGAGTGTCCCTCCACATCTTAATGTTGTAATTGTTGCCGACTTGACATCCcttatttaataatattagCTTATAACCCCCTATATATGCatggatacatttaaaaatatacaataagatacataatataatatttatatatataatttaaatactattgatagtcatttttatattttgttaactctttaaaaaaatttgtaaggatattattaggtataaaatgtaaattgtccattttttattattattattgtgaagcatttttttttaatgattcatttattctagactctttagtttttgtacttaataactcacttagatgaatatttatggTGTGGTCcaacatttgattctaaaattaagaaataaaaatttttaaaaataaataatttaggacacatgatgcaaaattggaattctaatttttCTAGTTTGAATTTCTCTCAGTTTcactaattatataaatatatatatatatagatgtggggcccaacaattcgtggaccaggcccatttatccttagagcgtccgaaggcccaatccgaggagagctgtggcccaagctctacaacgcagagcacaaaacaatttttgggaagcagccgaggacagtttagtcctcggcagatccataatcccaccagaataaagggcaaaactggtatagggacgaattagtaaggaaatccagaatatcttggggaagttatccatactacccttctagataaggcccgacgcctgacagagccgtactctgcagctttatcaaaccatccccaacaattccgggattggactgatgggacaaatgtcagtgttcgtaaagattgaccctacacgtggacgaagggcaatgaatgcaagctagtataaaataaggaagtaagtagatCT encodes:
- the LOC115988997 gene encoding protein MAIN-LIKE 2-like, with the translated sequence METTGDPGPIDNVVLYDQDSHVSSAVWDGQERGVLRCHEHTSLLDQWKLTAEQIELVGKAGFHYLRMIPAINFDSALIAALVERWRRETNTFHLPVGEMTITLEDVALLLGLAIDGEPVIGVTSSTPSLLCEKLLGRVPEDLTGGMVKLTWLKEFFSQCPKDAPVEEIECRTRAYLLYLVGSTIFSTTTGNKVPVMYLSLFEDFDKAGKFAWGAAALAFLYRALGNASLKSQSTISGSLTLLQCWSYYRLNVGRPRFNQEPNQGCFPLVLWWKGKQSGSRMKCNLVSYRKALDSLKPSDVEWLPYKDIDHTVIPEDIKNTLTLRASRTMLICFEKAERHLPDRCVRQFGMLQGIPNDVHRWERKSRAYDHGVDILGKMQYELDEWAMRRFYVVEGDDDVDEKEYMQWYEKITRKFVGRLTSVESEFKGKVEALNEIADMLGKFSEDGMDFQDRKLLDEVKDIVHKYLMDEVGDSPKKIGMKSTKKRKRKDDSICEDGQC